The Lycium barbarum isolate Lr01 chromosome 10, ASM1917538v2, whole genome shotgun sequence genome includes a region encoding these proteins:
- the LOC132614810 gene encoding acyl-CoA--sterol O-acyltransferase 1-like, whose protein sequence is MEGEIHNFIVVWAIILTSLCYSHTIVKFFPKGKSRFVAIIPIICLFFILPLYLTSINLGATTSFFIAWLANFKLLLFALGKGPLSSTPPLPLSTFIPLACLPIKFQKYSTSDVETTKKNTNLTFNLVTKIPLLAILIRVYNYNNHLYPKFILFCYCLHIYLSLDIILTMVSTMVRVVSRVELEPPFDEPYKTSSLQDFWGRRWNLMVTNILRPTVYDPVRSMMTNMITRKWAPLPAILATFFVSGIMHELIFYYIARVKSSWEVTCFFIIHGVALSLEIMIKKLLNDKIRVPRIISGPLALGFIILTSFWLFFPPLLRGQPDVKGCTECLAFLEFVRYGKLVSPANITCPFL, encoded by the coding sequence ATGGAAGGCGAGATCCACAATTTCATAGTGGTATGGGCTATTATCTTAACAAGTTTATGTTATTCTCACACAATTGTCAAATTCTTTCCCAAAGGCAAATCAAGATTTGTGGCTATAATTCCAATAATTTGTCTATTTTTCATTCTTCCTCTTTATCTCACCTCCATTAATCTTGGTGCTACTACTTCTTTCTTCATTGCATGGCTAGCCAATTTCAAGCTTCTTCTTTTTGCTTTGGGTAAAGGTCCCTTGTCATcaaccccacctctaccacttTCAACATTCATACCCTTGGCTTGTTTGcctataaaatttcaaaaatattcaACTAGTGATGTTGAAACCACAAAAAAGAACACAAATTTAACTTTCAATCTTGTCACAAAAATTCCACTCCTAGCCATTTTGATAAGGGTCTATAATTATAATAACCATTTGTATCCAAAATTCATTCTCTTTTGTTATTGCCTCCACATTTATTTGTCCCTAGACATCATATTGACCATGGTTAGCACTATGGTTCGAGTTGTGAGCCGAGTCGAGCTTGAGCCTCCTTTTGATGAGCCTTACAAGACTAGCTCGCTTCAAGATTTCTGGGGCAGGAGGTGGAACCTTATGGTAACTAATATACTTCGTCCAACCGTTTATGATCCTGTAAGGTCAATGATGACGAACATGATCACAAGGAAGTGGGCCCCACTTCCTGCCATACTCGCGACGTTTTTCGTCTCGGGGATAATGCATGAACTGATTTTTTACTACATTGCAAGAGTGAAGTCTAGTTGGGAAGTCACATGTTTCTTTATCATTCATGGTGTGGCTTTAAGTCTTGAAATTATGATCAAGAAATTGTTGAATGACAAAATTAGGGTTCCTAGGATTATTTCAGGTCCATTAGCATTAGGATTTATTATTTTGACCAGTTTTTGGTTGTTTTTTCCACCTTTGTTGAGGGGTCAGCCAGATGTTAAAGGATGTACTGAATGTCTTGCTTTTTTAGAATTTGTGAGGTATGGTAAACTGGTTAGTCCTGCTAACATCACGTGTCCATTCTTGTAA